Proteins from a genomic interval of Sulfurospirillum oryzae:
- a CDS encoding L-serine ammonia-lyase: MQSLKSFYCIGHGPSSSHTMGPYNAGTLFKKRFPNASLYRVTLFGSLAATGRGHLTDDALHQALATKGVEILFRPDITKPFHSNGMFFEAFDNKQELLGSWEVYSVGGSALKEAGESATPEPSIYPLTTLGEIIKWCEKEHKELWQYVETYEGEAIWEYLAEVWASMQTTIDRGLKQSGVLPGILQYPRKAPMFFAKARKEEKRAHGIIFAYALATSEENASGNIVVTAPTCGACGVVPAVLRYLKELYNLDQIDCLRALAVAGLLGNIVKFNGSISGAEVGCQGEVGVACSMAAGMASYLFGGNLQQIDYAAEMGLEHHLGMTCDPIAGYVQVPCIERNAVAAIRAIDAAEYTSYTDGAHKVSFDEIIQTMVETGKDMNTNYKETSLGGLAKRYL; the protein is encoded by the coding sequence ATGCAATCACTCAAATCATTTTACTGCATTGGGCATGGACCCTCTTCTAGCCACACGATGGGACCTTATAACGCTGGCACGCTTTTTAAAAAACGCTTCCCAAATGCCTCTTTGTACCGCGTCACGCTTTTTGGCTCGCTTGCCGCCACAGGGCGTGGTCACTTAACCGATGATGCCTTGCATCAAGCCTTAGCAACGAAGGGTGTTGAAATCCTTTTTCGCCCCGACATCACCAAACCGTTTCACTCCAATGGCATGTTTTTTGAAGCATTTGACAATAAACAAGAGCTACTAGGCTCTTGGGAAGTTTACAGCGTGGGAGGCAGTGCGCTTAAAGAAGCGGGAGAGAGTGCTACACCTGAGCCTTCGATCTATCCGCTCACAACGCTTGGCGAGATTATAAAATGGTGCGAAAAAGAGCATAAAGAGCTGTGGCAATACGTCGAAACGTACGAAGGCGAAGCGATTTGGGAGTATCTTGCCGAGGTGTGGGCGAGCATGCAGACTACAATCGATCGAGGATTGAAACAATCCGGCGTTCTGCCAGGCATTCTCCAATACCCCAGAAAAGCTCCCATGTTCTTTGCCAAAGCACGAAAAGAAGAAAAACGAGCACATGGCATCATCTTCGCCTATGCCCTCGCCACCAGTGAAGAGAACGCGTCTGGCAATATTGTCGTGACAGCACCCACTTGTGGGGCATGTGGGGTCGTACCTGCTGTCCTTCGCTACCTTAAAGAACTCTACAACTTAGATCAAATTGACTGTTTGCGTGCTCTTGCCGTTGCGGGACTTTTGGGGAATATCGTAAAATTCAATGGCTCCATTTCGGGTGCAGAAGTGGGATGTCAAGGCGAAGTAGGTGTGGCATGTTCGATGGCAGCAGGCATGGCATCGTATCTTTTTGGCGGCAATTTACAACAGATTGATTATGCGGCAGAGATGGGGTTAGAGCATCATCTTGGTATGACGTGCGACCCCATAGCAGGCTACGTGCAAGTACCCTGCATCGAGCGCAACGCGGTGGCGGCCATTCGCGCCATTGACGCAGCAGAATACACCTCATACACCGATGGAGCGCATAAAGTAAGTTTTGATGAGATCATCCAAACGATGGTCGAAACGGGAAAAGACATGAACACCAACTACAAAGAGACTTCGCTCGGAGGTCTAGCCAAACGTTATCTTTAG
- a CDS encoding TlpA family protein disulfide reductase — MKFWFAVFIACSMLFLGGCSSEKKKTEDKSTKVQEEIKNEKIVLQDISGKQIVVTPLEKGFSFSGYENKVVLVNFFATWCPPCKAEIPHLNNLQEKYKENLVIISVLLEENKSNEEISSFVKFNNINYIITNGIENFKFAQSAGGVKNIPLMFLYDKEGKYSTHYVGAIPEEMIDADIKKVL, encoded by the coding sequence ATTGCTTGTTCTATGCTCTTTTTGGGCGGATGTTCTTCAGAAAAAAAGAAAACAGAAGATAAATCAACGAAAGTGCAAGAAGAGATTAAAAATGAAAAGATTGTACTTCAAGATATTTCAGGTAAACAGATTGTTGTTACCCCTCTTGAAAAAGGTTTTAGCTTCTCTGGATATGAAAATAAAGTCGTTTTAGTCAATTTCTTTGCCACATGGTGCCCACCTTGCAAAGCTGAAATTCCGCATCTTAATAACCTTCAAGAAAAATATAAAGAGAACTTGGTCATTATTAGTGTTCTTTTAGAAGAAAACAAATCCAATGAAGAAATCAGCAGTTTTGTGAAATTTAATAACATTAATTACATCATTACAAACGGTATCGAAAACTTCAAATTTGCGCAAAGTGCGGGTGGCGTTAAAAATATCCCTTTAATGTTTTTGTATGACAAAGAAGGTAAATACTCCACACATTATGTAGGTGCCATCCCCGAAGAGATGATCGACGCCGACATCAAAAAAGTGCTTTAA
- a CDS encoding aspartate aminotransferase family protein, with protein MDFETMDKEYVLQTYARNYVNFKHGINATLFDDKGRDYIDFTSGIGVVSVGHGNQRLADAISEQARNIIHTSNLYMIEPQARLAKKINELTGFDVAVFFGNSGAEANEGAIKLARKYGEKKFANKKYKVLTLEHSFHGRTITTVKATGQESFHKTAFAPYPEGFSYTKEIADLYNAIDDETVAVMIELVQGEGGVKAFPKADIQALAKFLKEKEILLIIDEVQSGVFRSGEFLATSLYEIEPDIITLAKGLAGGVPIGAVVTKHKDIFEAGDHGSTFGGNFLSTRAGLEALTILEEYKQSGMLDEALIYFDEKLKSTCKAFPELFESVEGLGLMRGMRCLNGDILASVIKKAFEHGVLVLKAGKNTLRFLPPLTISKEEMDEGFKRLESACKALL; from the coding sequence ATGGATTTTGAAACAATGGATAAAGAGTATGTGTTGCAGACGTATGCGAGAAACTATGTCAATTTTAAACACGGTATTAACGCAACACTTTTTGATGATAAAGGCAGAGATTATATCGATTTTACGAGCGGTATAGGTGTGGTCAGTGTAGGACATGGCAATCAAAGACTTGCCGATGCGATAAGTGAGCAAGCACGCAATATCATTCATACGTCTAATCTTTACATGATCGAACCACAGGCAAGACTCGCCAAAAAAATCAATGAACTTACAGGCTTTGATGTTGCGGTCTTTTTTGGAAACTCAGGCGCTGAGGCGAATGAGGGAGCCATTAAACTAGCACGCAAATACGGTGAGAAAAAATTTGCCAATAAAAAATATAAAGTCTTAACCCTAGAACACTCGTTTCACGGAAGAACCATAACAACGGTGAAAGCAACAGGTCAAGAGAGCTTTCATAAAACGGCTTTTGCACCGTATCCAGAAGGATTTTCATACACAAAAGAGATCGCAGATCTTTACAATGCTATCGATGATGAAACGGTTGCCGTCATGATCGAACTCGTGCAAGGCGAGGGTGGCGTTAAAGCGTTTCCAAAAGCAGACATTCAAGCGTTGGCAAAGTTTTTAAAAGAGAAAGAGATTTTGCTCATTATCGATGAAGTGCAAAGTGGCGTCTTTAGAAGCGGCGAGTTTTTAGCGACATCTCTTTATGAGATTGAGCCAGACATCATCACGCTTGCAAAAGGTCTTGCGGGTGGCGTGCCTATCGGTGCGGTTGTGACCAAACACAAAGACATCTTTGAAGCGGGAGATCACGGCAGTACGTTTGGAGGAAACTTTCTCTCCACACGCGCAGGACTTGAAGCGTTAACCATCTTAGAAGAGTACAAACAAAGCGGTATGCTGGATGAGGCACTGATCTATTTTGATGAGAAACTAAAATCTACATGTAAAGCATTTCCAGAGCTTTTTGAAAGCGTAGAAGGACTTGGTTTAATGCGTGGTATGAGATGTCTTAATGGCGACATCTTAGCCAGTGTCATCAAAAAAGCGTTTGAGCATGGTGTCCTTGTACTCAAAGCGGGCAAAAATACGCTTCGTTTCTTGCCACCACTCACGATCTCTAAAGAAGAGATGGATGAGGGCTTTAAACGTCTAGAGAGTGCGTGCAAAGCGCTTTTGTAA
- the thiS gene encoding sulfur carrier protein ThiS, translating to MQLIINGEKKESKAKTIKALLDELGIESKVMAAAVNMNVVKKEQWESYELAESDKVEFLQFVGGG from the coding sequence ATGCAATTAATCATCAATGGCGAAAAAAAAGAGAGCAAAGCCAAAACAATCAAAGCTCTTTTGGATGAACTAGGCATTGAGAGCAAAGTGATGGCAGCGGCAGTGAATATGAATGTCGTTAAAAAAGAGCAGTGGGAAAGCTATGAGCTTGCGGAAAGTGATAAAGTGGAATTTCTACAGTTTGTGGGTGGCGGTTAA
- the ftsY gene encoding signal recognition particle-docking protein FtsY, translating to MFGLIKKGLGKTLGVIKEILPEKVEKIDKTLLEEILIESDIPYELVEEIIYYLPPSQNVARVDVERVLKAYFKYDTTSSIETLQKPFVELVIGVNGAGKTTTIAKLAHNYKKENQSVLLGAADTFRAAAIEQLKSWAEKIDVGIIFTQQGHDPSAVAYDTISSAIARKIDHVIIDTAGRLHNQVNLANELKKIVRICDKALSGAPHRKILILDGTQGTSAINQAKAFHEMISIDAIIITKLDGTAKGGSLFGIAKALALPIIYVGVGEGRDDLIPFNADDYINTILDSIFTSTHG from the coding sequence ATGTTTGGACTAATCAAAAAAGGACTGGGTAAAACTCTTGGAGTCATCAAAGAGATACTCCCTGAAAAAGTCGAAAAAATTGATAAAACGCTTTTAGAAGAGATTTTAATTGAGTCTGATATTCCTTATGAACTCGTGGAAGAGATTATTTACTATCTTCCCCCTTCTCAAAATGTAGCACGTGTTGATGTAGAGCGTGTTCTCAAAGCCTATTTTAAATACGATACTACTTCGTCCATTGAAACGCTTCAAAAGCCTTTTGTCGAGCTTGTGATTGGCGTCAATGGTGCAGGAAAAACAACGACCATTGCAAAACTGGCTCACAACTATAAAAAAGAGAATCAAAGTGTGCTTTTAGGAGCTGCTGATACGTTTAGAGCCGCAGCGATTGAACAACTTAAAAGCTGGGCAGAAAAAATTGATGTTGGCATCATCTTTACACAACAAGGGCATGATCCCTCAGCTGTTGCATACGATACCATCAGTTCCGCTATTGCTCGCAAGATTGATCATGTCATCATCGATACTGCAGGACGGTTACACAACCAAGTCAATCTTGCCAATGAACTTAAAAAAATTGTACGTATCTGTGATAAAGCACTGAGTGGCGCTCCTCACCGTAAGATTTTGATCTTAGATGGGACACAAGGCACTTCTGCCATTAACCAAGCAAAAGCCTTTCATGAAATGATTAGCATTGATGCGATTATCATCACGAAGCTTGATGGTACGGCTAAAGGTGGCTCTCTCTTTGGCATAGCTAAAGCATTGGCACTTCCTATTATCTATGTCGGTGTGGGAGAAGGACGAGACGACCTCATACCTTTTAATGCAGATGATTACATCAACACGATTTTAGACTCTATTTTTACTAGTACCCATGGCTAA
- the radA gene encoding DNA repair protein RadA: MAKKQILFECQACGHQSAKWLGKCPNCGAWDEYIELSDKQIEVLKEINSKPTTSTQSNAIPITEVSFEQIERYSSGDCELDLVLGGGIVQGSLTLIGGSPGVGKSTLLLKIAGNLAKEGKKVLYVSGEESSSQIKLRANRVDSNYPNLYLLSEIRLDTIFKELEQHAFEVLIIDSIQTIYSEKVASAPGSVSQVREITFELMRYGKDKNIAIFIIGHITKEGSIAGPRVLEHMVDTVLYFEGDSSRELRLLRGFKNRFGTTSEVGIFEMTKAGLVSAKDISKKFFTRGKAQAGSAITVLMEGSRPIVLEVQALVSDSGYPNPKRSATGYELNRLTMLLALLERKLDLPLNQYDVYINIAGGIKISETSADLAIIAAIISSYRNRPISKDTIFIGEVSLIGDVRDIFNLDLRLKEAKSQQFEKAVVPSLPLEKIEGIKCYNIDEVSKLIEWM, from the coding sequence ATGGCTAAGAAACAGATTCTTTTTGAATGCCAAGCCTGTGGACATCAAAGTGCCAAATGGCTTGGTAAATGCCCAAATTGTGGTGCATGGGATGAGTATATAGAACTGAGCGATAAACAGATAGAAGTCCTTAAAGAGATTAACTCCAAACCTACGACCAGTACACAAAGTAACGCTATTCCTATTACGGAAGTAAGTTTTGAACAGATTGAGCGCTACAGTTCAGGCGATTGCGAGCTTGACCTCGTTCTTGGTGGAGGCATTGTTCAAGGAAGTCTCACGCTCATTGGTGGAAGCCCAGGTGTGGGGAAATCAACCCTGCTTTTAAAAATTGCGGGAAACCTTGCCAAAGAGGGTAAAAAAGTTCTCTATGTGAGTGGCGAAGAGTCTTCAAGCCAGATCAAACTTCGCGCTAACCGTGTTGACAGTAACTACCCAAATCTCTACCTTCTTTCTGAAATCAGACTCGATACGATTTTTAAAGAACTTGAGCAACACGCATTTGAAGTCCTCATCATTGATTCAATTCAAACTATTTACAGCGAAAAAGTAGCCTCAGCGCCAGGAAGTGTCTCACAAGTCCGAGAGATTACATTTGAGTTGATGCGTTATGGCAAAGATAAAAATATCGCTATTTTCATTATCGGGCATATTACGAAAGAGGGTTCTATCGCAGGGCCTCGTGTGCTTGAACACATGGTTGATACGGTGCTCTATTTTGAGGGCGACTCTTCACGCGAACTCAGATTGCTTCGAGGTTTTAAAAACCGTTTTGGCACAACCAGCGAAGTGGGCATTTTTGAGATGACCAAAGCGGGATTAGTTAGCGCTAAAGACATTTCTAAAAAGTTTTTTACTCGTGGCAAAGCACAAGCGGGCTCTGCTATCACCGTTTTGATGGAAGGAAGCCGTCCCATCGTGCTCGAAGTGCAAGCATTGGTGAGTGATAGTGGCTACCCCAACCCCAAACGCAGTGCAACCGGATATGAACTCAACCGCCTTACTATGCTTTTGGCACTTTTAGAGCGCAAGCTTGATCTGCCTCTTAATCAATACGATGTCTATATCAACATCGCTGGAGGGATTAAGATCAGCGAAACCTCTGCCGATCTTGCCATTATTGCAGCGATTATTAGCTCATATCGCAATCGCCCTATTAGCAAAGACACCATCTTCATAGGTGAAGTCTCCTTGATTGGCGATGTACGTGACATCTTCAACCTTGATCTTAGACTCAAAGAGGCGAAGTCTCAGCAGTTTGAAAAAGCAGTTGTTCCATCCCTTCCATTGGAAAAAATTGAGGGAATCAAGTGTTATAATATCGATGAAGTTTCAAAATTAATCGAATGGATGTAA
- a CDS encoding SAM-dependent methyltransferase, with protein sequence MKFSEYMQTWLYGNEGYYTKERTIGKEGDFYTAVSTSMFFGGSIAKRLISTIECGFLSPTCHVVEIGAHKGYLLADMIQFIYTLKPELLQTLTFIIVEPFGANQAMQKTYFEEAFGDAIKLLHVKCLEAFTCKEAFFVANEIFDAFSCELIKEDQMLFIENGKAFFDVMDEETKGKADEYGIHKGELCLGYEPFAKAMSHCCGRFEFVTFDYGEKEARDDFSLRVYASHQVYPFFALTDLVEEKLREQNDFNTFFANSDITYDVNFSHLFHAFEKSGIRVHDYGTQMKALVDFGLIELLELFAKNVSEKQYEIELNRIKTLIDPSFMGERFKMACFRKGEV encoded by the coding sequence GTGAAATTTAGCGAGTATATGCAAACGTGGCTCTATGGCAATGAGGGCTACTACACTAAAGAGCGAACCATTGGAAAAGAGGGTGATTTTTACACCGCTGTGAGTACGAGTATGTTCTTTGGTGGATCTATTGCTAAACGACTGATTTCAACCATTGAGTGTGGGTTTTTAAGCCCAACTTGTCATGTGGTTGAGATCGGCGCGCACAAAGGCTATTTGCTTGCCGATATGATTCAGTTTATCTATACCCTCAAACCAGAACTTCTTCAAACCCTTACATTTATCATTGTTGAGCCTTTTGGCGCGAACCAAGCGATGCAAAAAACGTACTTTGAAGAGGCATTTGGTGATGCCATAAAACTTTTACATGTAAAGTGTTTGGAAGCGTTTACATGTAAAGAGGCATTCTTTGTTGCCAATGAGATTTTCGATGCTTTTTCGTGTGAACTCATCAAAGAAGATCAAATGCTTTTTATTGAAAATGGAAAAGCTTTTTTTGATGTAATGGATGAAGAAACGAAGGGAAAAGCGGACGAATATGGCATTCACAAAGGAGAGCTTTGTTTAGGGTATGAGCCTTTTGCAAAAGCAATGAGTCACTGTTGTGGACGCTTTGAATTTGTCACGTTTGATTACGGCGAAAAAGAAGCGAGAGATGATTTTTCACTGCGTGTTTATGCGAGCCATCAGGTGTATCCTTTTTTTGCACTCACCGATTTAGTGGAAGAAAAGCTGCGCGAACAAAATGATTTTAATACCTTTTTTGCCAATTCAGACATTACGTATGATGTCAACTTTAGTCATCTTTTTCATGCCTTTGAAAAAAGCGGCATCAGAGTGCATGACTATGGCACTCAGATGAAAGCGTTAGTCGATTTTGGATTGATTGAGCTTTTAGAACTGTTTGCTAAAAACGTTTCAGAAAAGCAGTACGAGATAGAATTAAACCGTATAAAAACATTGATCGATCCCTCTTTTATGGGCGAGCGATTTAAAATGGCGTGTTTTCGCAAAGGAGAAGTGTAA
- the fliL gene encoding flagellar basal body-associated protein FliL: protein MAGKKPEDGDVAVEKKPKGNMVLIIVIVLLVVLLVGGGAAAFLLLGSSSHEEAASTAAHAPDVKTEKKKSSSSKKSTDHLAIGPMYPMAQFVVNLLSESGNRFLKVAVDLELSDVKLQPEMDHKKSLIRDIIIRTFSSKTFEEISTLKGKDKLKEEVLDKINENLSDGQVKNIYFTDFVVQ from the coding sequence ATGGCTGGTAAAAAACCTGAAGATGGCGACGTCGCAGTTGAAAAGAAACCCAAAGGCAATATGGTTCTCATCATTGTTATTGTTTTATTGGTAGTACTCCTTGTAGGTGGAGGTGCGGCGGCTTTTTTACTTTTAGGCAGTAGTAGTCATGAAGAAGCAGCGTCAACAGCGGCACATGCCCCAGATGTGAAAACAGAGAAGAAAAAAAGCAGTAGTAGCAAAAAATCAACCGATCACCTTGCTATAGGTCCGATGTACCCAATGGCACAATTTGTTGTCAACTTACTCAGTGAAAGCGGTAACCGCTTTTTAAAAGTTGCTGTCGATTTAGAACTCAGTGACGTTAAACTTCAGCCTGAGATGGATCATAAAAAATCGTTGATTAGAGACATTATCATTCGTACGTTCTCTTCTAAAACATTTGAAGAAATTAGCACACTTAAAGGCAAAGACAAGCTCAAAGAAGAAGTGCTTGATAAAATCAATGAAAATCTTTCCGATGGACAAGTCAAAAACATCTACTTTACAGATTTCGTGGTTCAATGA
- the ruvX gene encoding Holliday junction resolvase RuvX, whose protein sequence is MKKIASIDIGLKRIGVALCLAAGIVSPQEAILRKNRDQAARDVDTFLNEWSIELLVVGLPKGGSSSEEMERRIKHFVSLLKFSGEVVYQDEYGSSNEAKEMMQGVIRQKRDGRIDSMAAKVILERYLDAEKASHG, encoded by the coding sequence GTGAAAAAAATAGCAAGTATTGATATTGGGTTGAAACGTATTGGTGTGGCACTCTGTTTGGCGGCGGGAATTGTCTCACCGCAAGAGGCGATATTGCGTAAAAATCGTGACCAAGCCGCGCGCGATGTTGATACTTTTTTAAACGAATGGAGCATCGAGCTTCTGGTTGTAGGACTTCCAAAAGGCGGCAGTAGCAGCGAAGAGATGGAGCGGCGCATCAAACACTTTGTAAGCCTGCTAAAATTTAGCGGCGAAGTGGTGTACCAAGACGAGTACGGCTCAAGCAATGAAGCCAAAGAGATGATGCAAGGTGTCATTCGTCAAAAACGTGATGGACGCATTGACTCTATGGCGGCAAAAGTCATTTTAGAACGCTATTTGGATGCAGAAAAGGCGAGTCATGGTTGA
- a CDS encoding trimeric intracellular cation channel family protein, which translates to MVELEVAEIIGTVAFALSGFYVAVKEKLDLLGVFIASFLTALGGGLVRDMLADRPPYTFTHLLPSFLVIAVIVLSVLLQLHRKDEIEKKIYFIISDTLGLVSFSISGALIGLQVGFNFFGVVLLALVTAVGGGVIRDILLNRVPLLLTSEFYGTVSLLVGAILFVFAQFDIGGYVPVMVVFAFGVALRLLAYYKQWNLPKIG; encoded by the coding sequence ATGGTTGAGCTTGAAGTTGCCGAGATTATCGGTACGGTTGCTTTTGCGCTGAGTGGTTTTTACGTAGCAGTCAAAGAGAAGCTTGATCTTTTGGGTGTTTTTATTGCTTCCTTTTTGACAGCACTTGGCGGAGGTCTGGTACGCGATATGCTAGCCGATCGTCCTCCTTACACTTTTACGCATCTATTGCCTTCTTTCTTGGTGATTGCCGTGATCGTTTTGAGTGTTCTTTTGCAATTGCACCGTAAAGATGAGATTGAAAAAAAAATCTATTTTATCATTAGCGATACGTTAGGGTTGGTCTCTTTTTCGATTTCTGGAGCGTTGATTGGGTTGCAAGTAGGGTTTAACTTTTTTGGTGTGGTACTTTTAGCGCTTGTAACCGCTGTTGGAGGTGGTGTCATTCGAGACATCTTGCTCAACCGTGTACCCTTACTCTTAACCAGTGAGTTTTACGGTACGGTCTCGCTTTTAGTAGGGGCGATTTTGTTTGTGTTTGCGCAGTTTGACATTGGTGGATATGTACCTGTGATGGTCGTATTTGCTTTTGGCGTAGCGCTTCGGTTGCTGGCGTATTATAAACAGTGGAATTTGCCCAAAATTGGGTAA
- the acpS gene encoding holo-ACP synthase, with product MIGIDLVSIERITKLKERFGDKALAKFLTPEEILLAKNDATTAGFYAAKEAVSKALGIGISEQCGFFDIKLYKDARNAPYFTLSRHLIEMYEITDLSLSITHDNGFAIAVVIIEGQKSTRQLWH from the coding sequence ATGATCGGTATAGACCTCGTTTCGATAGAACGAATTACAAAACTCAAAGAGCGCTTTGGAGACAAGGCGCTTGCTAAATTTTTAACCCCCGAAGAGATACTTCTTGCTAAAAACGATGCTACGACTGCTGGATTTTATGCCGCGAAAGAGGCTGTTTCGAAAGCCCTTGGCATTGGGATTAGTGAACAATGCGGATTTTTTGACATTAAACTCTACAAAGATGCACGCAATGCACCCTACTTTACGCTTTCACGTCATTTGATTGAAATGTATGAAATAACCGATCTTTCGCTCTCCATCACTCATGACAACGGCTTTGCTATCGCTGTAGTGATTATTGAAGGTCAAAAAAGCACCCGCCAACTTTGGCATTAA